The following proteins come from a genomic window of Aspergillus oryzae RIB40 DNA, chromosome 4:
- a CDS encoding cytochrome P450 (predicted protein), whose amino-acid sequence MGLVELVLETRWLIVGSLFILYFLKKFQAYYRLRKFKGPLSCGFSHFLHTKAVLSLRCERWYKEMTDQYGSIVRIGPNALITSSPELWAHINAVRSPYKRSDWYYHAARFKPGEDHVFSETNNERHDRRRKQMLMGYSGKENLSLESDIDLRVLDFLDLIRNRYLSTEDCLKPMDLAKKVQYLTLDVISTVGLGNSFGMLKADKDVNDYIKSGEEGLWVSNFLMGTGLHWIMQIEWVGRLLGPSTDDLKGFGKMMATTGQMVAKRLQSPTNARSDMLASFIRHGLIGNELWMEAFEQVLAGSDTTASGIRGILLCLLSNPRVYKKLQAEIDGAVQDGRAPSTGIISDAQLRRLEYLQAVIREGLRIFVPVVNIFARDVPPEGDEVIVDGESVQIPGGTWIGYSALGMHLNKATYGEDAEVFRPERWLIDDKDHLANMTRVNDLIFGYGRWKCLGQTVALIEIGKTIFEVHDELPLLTIVGLDILTVLEGAA is encoded by the exons ATGGGGTTAGTCGAGCTGGTCTTAGAGACCCGCTGGTTGATCGTCGGCAGTCTTTTCATCCTCTACTTCTTGAAAAAGTTCCAAGCGTACTATCGTCTCCGGAAGTTCAAGGGCCCACTTAGCTGTGGTTTCTCCCATTTTCTGCACACCAAGGCCGTGCTCAGTTTGCGGTGCGAAAGATGGTATAAAGAAATGACGGACCAGTACG GCTCCATTGTCCGGATAGGCCCAAATGCACTCATTACCTCATCGCCAGAGTTATGGGCTCATATCAACGCGGTCCGGTCTCCATATAAACGGTCCGACTGGTATTACCATGCGGCTCGGTTCAAGCCAGGCGAAGATCATGTTTTCAGTGAGACGAATAACGAGAGGCATGACCGGAGGCGAAAGCAGATGTTAATGGGA TACtccggaaaagaaaatctgTCGCTAGAATCGGACATCGACTTGCGTGTGCTGGACTTTCTAGATCTCATTCGCAACCGATACCTGTCCACGGAAGACTGTCTGAAGCCAATGGACCTGGCGAAGAAAGTACAATACTTGACATTGGACGTGATCAGCACGGTCGGCCTAGGAAACAGCTTTGGCATGCTCAAGGCCGATAAGGATGTCAATGACTACATCAaatctggagaagaaggactctGGGTGTCGAACTTTCTGATGGGCACAGGTCTACACTGGATCATGCAGATTGAGTGGGTCGGGAGGCTTCTCGGGCCATCCACGGATGATCTGAAGGGCTttgggaagatgatggcCACGACCGGGCAGATGGTGGCGAAGCGACTACAGAGTCCGACCAATGCGCGGAGCGATATGCTGGCTTCGTTTATCAGACATGGGCTAATCGGCAACGAACTATGGATGGAGGCGTTTGAGCAGGTTCTGGCCGGATCCGACACCACGGCGTCGGGGATCCGCGGTATTCTACTTTGTCTACTGTCAAATCCGCGAGTGTACAAGAAGCTGCAGGCTGAGATAGATGGTGCGGTTCAAGATGGCAGAGCGCCTTCGACCGGTATCATTTCTGACGCCCAACTACGACGACTCGAGTACCTGCAGGCGGTAATCAGGGAAGGATTGCGGATCTTTGTACCGGTCGTCAACATTTTCGCGAGAGACGTACCACCTGAAGGCGACGAAGTGATCGTGGATGGGGAATCTGTTCAAATCCCAGGAGGTACTTGGATTGGGTATTCTGCGTTGGGCATGCATCTCAACAAAGCCACCTATGGGGAAGACGCGGAAGTCTTCAGGCCGGAACGATGGCTGATTGACGACAAAGATCATCTGGCGAACATGACGAGAGTCAATGATCTTATATTTGGTTACGGTCGCTGGAAGTGTCTCGGTCAGACGGTGGCGTTAATTGAAATCGGCAAGACGATTTTCGAGGTACATGATGAGCTCCCTCTCCTGACCATAGTTGGCCTTGACATACTGACTGTGCTGGAAGGCGCTGCGTAA
- a CDS encoding uncharacterized protein (predicted protein) — protein MADTPSYLTTKAGKYALGAYRGPLEQQHGDGSQVAHVELTESSTLKGNGKIRRHWIRFWCCYLIGAIIFLAIFLPLFFTVIIQAISQRVIDDASLVLVEAKVMQPRPESVLLSIQTALRLGVNVPVRLDPNVLHLFNNDQPGNSTYLKVYNDAIVIHGNASIGVQNQPSPINPDPWKHYIRSVVFEPHAPLSAFGTTNIYLGKLKSHISLKKDLPQNSKCGPRSQKDRNEK, from the exons ATGGCTGATACACCGTCGTATCTCACCACCAAGGCTGGAAAGTACGCCCTGGGAGCGTATCGAGGACCTCTAGAGCAGCAGCATGGAGACGGATCCCAAGTCGCACATGTGGAGCTGACAGAGAGCAGCACGCTGAAGGGGAACGGAAAGATACGTCGGCATTGGATCCGATTTTGGTGCTGTTACCTGATCGGTGCCATTATCTTTCTGGCAATTTTCCTACCACTGTT CTTTACCGTCATCATCCAGGCGATCTCCCAGCGAGTAATCGACGACGCATCTCTCGTCCTCGTGGAAGCTAAGGTCATGCAACCCCGGCCAGAATCTGTTTTGCTCAGCATCCAAACTGCACTTAGGCTTGGCGTCAACGTCCCTGTACGTCTTGACCCAAATGTTCTCCACCTATTCAACAATGATCAGCCGGGAAATAGCACGTATTTGAAGGTCTATAACGATGCTATAGTCATACATGGGAACGCGAGTATTGGAGTCCAGAACCAGCCAAGCCCGATAAATCCTGACCCATGGAAACATTACATTCGCAGTGTGGTGTTCGAGCCACATGCCCCGTTGTCTGCGTTTGGAACCACCAACATATACTTGGGAAAGCTGAAGAGTCACATCtcgttgaagaaggacctCCCTCAAAACAGTAAGTGTGGGCCCAGAAGCCaaaaagacagaaatgaaaaataG
- a CDS encoding uncharacterized protein (predicted protein) — MRELLCLVFLDITESLFRARIPIIEYRVRDPYLINHHAGLCGSLLPILYRVCLLGAAIRKGSQHPFSHNCFDILREEIVAWAPSVSAAMAGRFSEEEMLLLLTQANLHRNAALLILHRLRFPFGDHDDDAEFLSQTIIREMQYCLAMTKHYPQIYHWSCPLLELRSRTLWAGKTSSRRCRGSNGSSFYPFVANLRLFLTRVWTSRDEGTTRYLFDLFDEDDNLSIPL; from the coding sequence ATGAGGGAATTGCTCTGTCTGGTCTTCCTCGACATCACCGAGTCTCTTTTTCGAGCTAGGATTCCTATCATCGAGTATCGTGTGCGGGATCCGTACCTCATAAACCACCATGCGGGCCTGTGTGGATCGCTCCTACCCATTCTCTATCGtgtttgccttcttgggGCCGCCATCAGGAAAGGCTCCCAACACCCTTTCTCTCACAATTGCTTCGATATACTTCGTGAGGAGATTGTCGCATGGGCCCCCAGTGTGTCAGCTGCGATGGCTGGGCGCTTttcggaggaggagatgctgctcCTCCTTACACAGGCTAATCTGCATCGCAATGCGGCCCTTCTTATCTTGCATCGGCTGCGATTCCCTTTTGGAGAccacgatgatgatgccgagtttctttctcaaaCAATTATCAGGGAGATGCAATATTGTCTAGCGATGACCAAGCATTATCCTCAAATATATCATTGGTCCTGCCCGTTGCTGGAGCTGAGGTCCAGGACTCTGTGGGCCGGGAAAACATCCTCTCGTCGCTGCAGAGGTAGCAATGGCTCAAGCTTCTACCCCTTCGTGGCAAATCTCCGGTTATTCCTCACTCGCGTCTGGACCAGCCGGGACGAGGGGACTACACGATATCTGTTCGACCTattcgacgaggatgataaCCTAAGTATTCCTCTGTGA
- a CDS encoding putative general amidase (amidases) produces MGSNEECSWQQRVEQKRQRCANKIPAEWRMPDEVIASLHTPLADHRNDLIRNDIIRKSGIMTKHELQITEDYTVRELLAALANGSLSSVEVTVAYCKRAAIAQQLVSCLTETMFAEALERAQYLDQLRSQGQVVGPLHGLPVSIKDSFHYKGTEATIGMVSFLDEVSTGNSPLVDILLKLGAVIYVKTNVPQTMMALDSHNNVFGRTLNPWNTTLTPGGSSGGEGALIALRGSPLGVGTDVGGSIRVPALCCGTYGFRPSASRVPNAGTRACSTSGMRFILSCAGPLSTDLDGLEVFFSSVFDIQPSLYDSTVIDVPWRNVTVKPKLRIGLVPEHPVFPLHPPIKRILAEAVQRLEEQGHEIIRLTNEECRIRELNEVALGIFGLDQGALSHVISAGEPVVPALQHIGAQIAKVKQFHKPSLPDMSSMDRLAKLAALNTCRAELKEEYRGMWKQHNLDLCLAPPAQNTAVAHDAFGPAPYTIFLNCLDYPACVIPFGQVNELDATDTFQVGEDQIAPEYDYKSVEGAPCGIQLFTTTMRDEECLQMSKLIDLCLRG; encoded by the exons ATGGGCTCCAACGAAGAATGCAGTTGGCAGCAACGGGTCGAGCAGAAACGACAGCGGTGCGCCAACAAAATCCCAGCCGAATGGCGTATGCCAGACGAAGTAATCGCTTCCCTGCACACTCCTCTAGCAGACCACAGAAATGATTTGATCCGGAATGACATTATCCGCAAATCTGGCATCATGACCAAGCACGAGTTGCAGATCACAGAAGATTACACGGTTCGAGAATTGTTGGCGGCATTGGCGAACGGGAGTCTAAGCTCGGTGGAAGTTACTGTGGCATACTGCAAGCGGGCTGCCATCGCACAGCAACTC GTTTCTTGTCTGACGGAGACAATGTTTGCAGAGGCCCTTGAGCGAGCCCAATATCTCGACCAACTCCGCTCCCAAGGACAAGTTGTCGGTCCCCTTCATGGTCTGCCCGTGAGTATCAAGGACAGCTTTCACTATAAAGGGACAGAAGCTACCATCGGCAtggtttctttccttgatgaggTGTCTACCGGGAATTCACCGCTCGTGGATATTCTCTTGAAGCTGGGGGCGGTCATCTATGTGAAGACTAATGTGCCCCAGACGATGATG GCACTTGATTCGCATAATAACGTCTTCGGACGTACCTTAAACCCGTGGAATACTACTCTGACTCCCGGGGGATCGAGTGGTGGCGAGGGTGCTTTAATTGCGCTACGAGGATCACCTCTGGGAGTAGGCACTGACGTGGGCG GTTCCATTCGCGTCCCTGCCCTTTGTTGCGGAACTTATGGCTTCCGACCCAGTGCGTCCAGAGTCCCTAACGCAGGCACTCGCGCCTGCTCAACTAGCGGAATGCGATTCATTCTCTCTTGTGCTGGGCCTTTGTCCACGGACCTTGACGGGCTCGAAGTTTTTTTCAGCTCGGTGTTCGATATCCAGCCGAGTCTATACGACTCCACGGTCATTGATGTGCCCTGGCGTAATGTCACGGTGAAGCCGAAGTTGAGAATTGGTCTTGTTCCGGAGCATCCAGTCTTTCCATTGCATCCCCCAATCAAACGGATCCTGGCAGAAGCCGTACAGCGTCTGGAAGAACAAGGTCATGAGATTATTCGCCTCACCAACGAAGAGTGCCGAATCAGGGAACTTAATGAAGTAGCTTTGGGTATCTTCGGGCTAGACCAGGGCGCTCTTAGTCATGTCATCTCCGCCGGCGAGCCTGTGGTGCCCGCACTACAGCACATTGGCGCTCAGATTGCAAAGGTGAAACAGTTCCATAAACCATCCCTACCCGATATGAGCTCGATGGACCGTTTAGCCAAGTTAGCCGCTCTGAACACTTGTCGCGCGGAACTCAAAGAGGAATACCGAGGGATGTGGAAACAGCATAATTTGGATCTTTGTCTTGCGCCGCCGGCACAAAACACAGCGGTCGCCCATGACGCCTTTGGTCCTGCGCCATACACCATTTTCTTGAACTGCCTTGAT TACCCGGCATGTGTCATTCCATTCGGGCAAGTCAACGAGTTGGATGCTACAGACACCTTCCAGGTTGGCGAAGATCAAATTGCACCAGAAT ATGACTATAAATCGGTCGAAGGGGCCCCGTGCGGGATTCAGCTTTTCACCACCACAATGCGCGACGAGGAGTGTCTACAGATGTCAAAGCTAATCGATCTGTGTCTGAGGGGGTAA
- a CDS encoding uncharacterized protein (predicted protein), translated as MLFPPRDDGVNLVANATLPNPSVMTIEIGTITMDLKSKDLTIGNATINNLTLRPGNHSTPLEGVVDMHTVTENLLPLLQAQRDSLRSGYLSLDAVTREVEYDGVMIPYYTEVMRDLVLSAKVPVNDLLINSVQGILHDNSSGLQSVLDDIRERSAAKGDITSSVGIKHRR; from the exons ATGCTTTTCCCGCCGCGAGATGACGGTGTGAATCTGGTTGCAAATGCGACGTTGCCTAATCCATCCGTCATGACCATAGAAATC GGAACCATAACCATGGACTTGAAAAGCAAGGATCTCACAATAGGGAATGCAACTATCAACAATCTGACGTTGCGACCCGGCAACCACTCGACACCACTCGAGGGAGTGGTAGATATGCACACAGTTACAGAGAATCTCCTGCCTCTGCTACAGGCGCAAAGAGACTCTTTACGGAGCGGGTATCTCAGCCTCGATGCTGTCACGCGAGAGGTGGAATATGATGGCGTCATGATCCCATATTACACTGAGGTCATGCGTGATTTGGTCCTTTCGGCGAAGGTACCAGTCAATGATTTGCTGATCAACTCGGTACAAGGGATACTTCACGACAACAGTTCCGGTCTCCAATCGGTACTGGATGACATTAGGGAACGGAGTGCGGCGAAGGGAGACATCACATCAAGCGTCGGTATCAAGCATCGGAGATGA